One Glycine max cultivar Williams 82 chromosome 8, Glycine_max_v4.0, whole genome shotgun sequence genomic window, AGTGCTTAATTTTGGgagaaaatatcaattctttGGACATTATAACTCATCAAAAAACACTACATCCTAGTACCCCACATAACTAAACCAAATAACATTTGTTACTATATGACCATATATCACTAAATGTAAAAAAGTAACACAACAAAAGTATTGACACATAAAATGCTGCTTGTTTTAGCCTACACAACTTGTGTAAACAAGGTGTACACAATAATTTCGCAACAAGACCAGAAAAATTTATAGTTGCCATATTTCCAATAGACAGAATGAGGAAATTAAACAGCATGCCCCTTTTCTTTTGAGGAAAAAACTTTCCAAACAAGTTATACCATGTCTATTTTTCCTTGGCATTGCCCTTCCAAGTTATCTACGAAACACAACAACTCAAGAAGTTATATATACTTGGACTGGATTTCAAGAAGGATGTTTGTTTCTCAAATAATAACATGTGAGGTCCTAATGTTTCCAACCCTAAACAAAAAAGAGTCACGGAAGAACATACTAAAACTCAGTTCAGCTCAGACACACGCATCTGATTAATTCTCTAAAGCTGAGAATCTACATCCGGCCTCTGGCAGCATCACCAAAAAACAAGCTCAGCTCGCTCAGCTCAGGAGAAGCCCTTTCCAAGCTTCTGAATTGCGGTGTACATTTTTCTCCTTGACCCAACAGCACTAATCCCCATATCCTTGAGATCCTCTAGAGTCAACAAGGGCAAAACCTCATCATCCACCTCATGCACTTCAAACACCGGCGCATAACGCCCTAACCCCAATCCATTAAGCCAAACCCTAACCCCATCTTCACCACCCCTAACCCTCCCACCACCATTCTCATTGTTCCTATCCCCACACTTCCAATCCCTAACATCAGTATCAGACGGTACAGATAGCTCAACCCCATCATGTTGCTGTTGCTCCCTTTCCCTACCCTTAAAAACCCTCCTATGCCCATCCACCCCCAAATTCTCCATACTATGAATAGGGCTTTGCTCCTTCAAAGGGCTCTCCGAATTCTCCACCTCAAATTCCCGATACCCATCATCGTCATCCCCATCTTCGTCCTCGTTATTatacttctctccctctccttcGCCGCCGCCGTCGATTCGCGAAACCCAATTCGATCTGACCCTTTTGGTGGCGACTGAGCCTCTCTTTTTGGACTCCTTGACCTTCCAGCTGCCAATTGCGACGGTGTCGATGTTCCCCGGTTCTCGGTCGTTGGAAGGTTCTAGGGTTTCGTTAAACTCGCTCAGGTTCGTTAAAGGACGAGTCTTGGAGGGTTTACCTGGGTCCTTGTCCTTGCtgcggtggtggtggtggtggttgtcgAAGGCGAGTTTCCACGGCTTCGTGTTGCGGCGCGCGTGGGAATCGTAGGGCTGGTCGCCACCGATGTCGCCCAATCGAACGCTCGGCCGCCGCTGCCGCTTGGATCCGATGGAGGGTTCCGAGGAGTGAAGAATTAGGGTTCCGGCGCCACCGTTTATTTGGCCCTCCGGCGGCTGAATCTCTGCCATTGCGGGATAATCAAGTCTCTGCAAAATGCAGAATTAGGGATAGGGTTTGGAATTGAGAAATTAGGGATAGAGAGAAATAGAGGAGTGAGTGTGTGTGAAAGAGAGTAAGGTGCGCCTTGAATGTGTAGTGTGGTGTGTACTAGTAAACTACTAATTGTAACTCTTTTTTGGATGTAAGGATAGTGTAGTGTAGTACTCTTAACTCTTACCAAGTCTTAACTAATAGATGCAGATGATGCACACTAAGTGtggggaaaaaaatataatgagtgTCAATTAACATTTAAGTTCCATCccttaaaaaacaaacatttaagtgccatgaatatttttttcaaaatttaaagacaTGTTTAGGGTTTGATTAACAAAGACATGTTTGGGTGATTGTATGCTTTccattatgttaaaataaaatgtgttttggataaaataaattttaatttattttaaaattacttttaactcaagttcttttctttattggaTGTGAAATGACAAATTTGAATATGCTTTGTTATACGatatgataatttaaataataagaatCTGTAACTTCACGTATGGTTTGAAGTTGTTAATAATCTCGAATTAGAAGttgttaaattaacaaaaaagaaagttgataatgattgatttttcatgtttaaatatatttactaaTGAGTATAAAGTGATATATCTATGTTtaagattttttgttgttgtcgtTGAACAAGtccttttgaagtttgtctAGTATTTCATCATGCTCTAGAATAGGAGGTACAGAAAAATAGACGTcataaagacaaataaattacaagtttaaaaaagaataaatgaggtatagttttaaattaattacttaattttttctgtatttttgttgcttattttattaacagatattttattattgttgttgttttatatTAGATTGAAAATCGGATTCTTCTTAGAATAGTTATAagattattaacaaattatGGGTGATGATACCCGACTATTTCCTATGTACCAAAatgaaaaggtatttttttacctTAATGTAGCTGGATGTAAACCTTGTTGGGATAAAAGACCGATTTTCATTATCACAAGATAAAAAGGCTTCTActactattataaaaaaaatcgtaattattttttcattttaatttaacatatacTACAAGTACACATTAATGTATTTGATttgaaagagagaaataaataaaaaatgtgaaagaTACGAGTTccgtaaaataaaatacaaaatttatttagcGTATTATTTCTTTCTGTCTTATCAAATACACCCTAATTAAAacgaagtaaaaaaaaaatgttaaaatgaagTAAAACAACAACGGTATTAGAAACATTCTCTTAGTTCAAGTAAACAGAAAGATGCAAGTggctaatgaaaaaaaaaaagctttataaatgaaagaaatatttttttattagggtaAAAAAATACAACCCCAAAATTAAGGATTAGAAacatatcttatttattttgaatgacCATCCCTATATAACGAAGTTAtcttaacaaaaagaaaaaggaaaataattattagtgaTGAAAAAGAAGCATGAGACGGGGTGGTGAAaggtgaagagaagaagaagagtgaaACGCAACGCTCGCAGAGCAGTGTCGAACGAACGACGGTGCCGTTCAACCTTGCAGGTATCTTCCTTCTCATTCTCCTTCACATTTCTCTCTCTTCGATTCCATTCTAGCTGTAAGTTTTCTCTCTCATTCCACATTTtactccctctctctctctctctctctctctctctctctctctctcttcgtaCTAATTAccattttcaatttctaaaGCTTTCTAGGTAAGGCAATGTCCCTAACCTTTTACTGcaactttcctctcttttcaatgctacttttttttgtattttcaaattcactatGGGATTCGTTGCACACTGCAATTCGGTAATTTTCACTTAATTTCCCCGCACCCCCTTTTGATTTTCGTTTTTGCATTGCATGCTTGCTTTTAGCTTCTGTGTAGGAGTTCTAGAATTgggagattgaaaaaaaaaagcttttttaaaaaaattgtaatgtgTTCGTGGATTGAGTGTTGCGAACAGTACTGGTCAAATGGGAGAAGGTTTTAGAGATTGACTTCAGGTTTTAGCACAATGATGTGATCACAAGTGCGTTTGGTCACATTCGTGTCAAAAGGAAACAGAAAAAAGGTTACATAGTGTGCTTTTCTTATTTACCTTTGGGGGAAAGTGTAGAGTGATGAATGCCATTCatttgtttctgttttttagtatttaaatgTTAAACATACTGTCTGTGATCTGAGCAATGAGTTATAAATTGTATCTGTCGTTTTGGACCTTTGGTTCTTCTTTAACTGGGAGTTTTGCATTTTCACTTAGCTGTAGTAATATGGATCCAATATTGtctttggtggtttcttctgtttttagaCTTTATTGGTCGTTTCTTTgtctttctctccctttttgggAACTGTCCAAGGCTCTCTTGCTCTTGAATTGAagtctttttttattagattattaAAGCTTATTCTTTGCCATATTACTATCTCGGGATCGGCCAGTAGTTGATAGTCCAGATCTATGTAGTATTTGCTCTCTGTCTCCCTGTATCTAtctatgattaattaattatgataaatcAAAACAGTCAATTAGCTAAGGTTTGGCCAtgttgaattgaaaaaaaaataaaaaatccatcACTGTCTGCTTCCTTTCAATACATTGTATGAATCATGTTAAGGAAATATTGGCAGGAATTTGTCAGTGATAACGAAACATCTTTTGCTTGGTAAGTTTTGAGGGATTAATGTTTAGTGATGTTCTTGCTCTCTGTTAAGTATTTATGGCATGACATTTATCCTTAGACAGTTGGAGATCATATCTTTTTGGttgaagattaaattaatagtcatgttttttatataattataacccATGTAACATGTTTTTGAGATGCGTATGATACCAATTATTAACTTGTATATTCTGTGAGTAATGGGGGACATATGATGAGAAGTTGAGAATTATGTGCTTTGGCTATGATTACTTATGTTTGGTGGACAAGATCATTCATTAGCTTTATTAACATTGTATCTTGACGTACGGATTGCCATTTTATGGCCTGTTTGTTTCTGGCATTTGCAGTGAGAAAATGGCCATTTTCCCATTGCTTGTGAAACAATTAGGTCTTTGCTTATTTGCTTTTGCCTTTCTTTTCCCATGTGCAACTTATAAGTTGGCTCTGTTCTTGATTGTTGTATATTATAGAGGATATTTACTTCACTCCAGGTAGCTATACTGAGAGCAGTAATACCTGCTTGGTGGTTATAAATCTTTCTTTCCTCATTGTGCAACTTGAGGTTatgtaaagttttaaaaatgatattgtaATTGTTACCAGTAACTTTCTTATTGGTAGTTTTTGTTTATACTATAATGTTTTTAAGTGCATAACACACACAAATCTAGTGGAAATTTTAAAGTCTTTGGGCATGGCCTGTTTCCTTATGCCAGAGTAGATCTAGGTAGTGTTCAGGTATGGATTTGACAAAATTATTTCTGTTCAAGCTCAACTggtccttttttaaaaatatcaaacattCAAATAAAGAGTTTTAGATTCGTGATATCTGATAAGTGATAAACCCATcacatcccccccccccccaaaaaaaaaaaataattattatgttcTCAACATGTCATTATATCTGGTTTATAGTGTACATTGGTGTGTGTGGTTACTGTGGTATGTCAATTGTCATGATAAAATGTATATAGCTTATATGAATTTCGCCTACTAGCAACAGAAATAAAGTCTTTCACTGTCTATCTTTGTAAATTTACCATATAAATGCCATAGCTGATAAAGTAGAATTAGTAAAGATTGAACATAGTTCATTGTTGGAGACTGGTAAAGAACTGCCTATAGAGTCATACAAAAATTGCTAGATTCTTTATAAATTGTATTAGAATGATGTTTTGGAGCATTACATGCTCTGGATGGTTCTACACGAGTTTAGTTGTAAATTTctcgctctcttttttttttggcttattGACCTAATGCCAAACTTCTGCTTTTCTAATTTGTTAACAGGATTTGCCTTTCATCTATAGATTGTTGATTAATTAAACCCCAAGACTTCTTCACTCCAACTACCACGTCTGTTGCAAAATCCTCTGGATGAAAAATGGATGATGGCCACCAACACGAAAACAGCAGGCATAAGATGGAATTCTACAGAGGAGCACGTTCCCTGGTAAATAGAATTCACTGATTTAGTGGGCTTTCTGTTTTTTTAGCTTTGCACTTCTGGTCACTTGATTCattaattggattggattttGCATGTGCAGTGGAATACTGATTCCCAGCATCAAGTAAAAGAGCCAAATGCACTAGTTATGAATAAGAAGATTAGGTCCATTATGGCTGAAAGGCAGGCTGCCATTCTAGAAATTGAACTAGAGACTGCTATATCTGAAAAGAATGAAGCCTTAGCTGCTCGAGATGCAGCCATTCAGCAGAGGGATGAAGCACTTGCTCAGAGGGATAATGCCCTTTTGGAACGAGATAATGCCCTTGCTGCCCTTCAGAGTCGGAACAATTCTGTCAACTTCCCATTCGGTGGTGGAATTCAATGTGGATCAAAACGGATGCACCATTCTTCAAACCATCTATCTAACATGACTGAAGCTGCATACAGCACAAAGGATATGATAATAAGAGATGCCTCCCCGGTGACTGTTATACCTTCTGAAGCTGTCAATTCTCATCAAGCAAAGAGAACAAAGCAGAACAAGGTAATTAATTCAAAGGCATCAAAGCCACCCTGCAAAGTAAAGAAAATGGGGGAGGATTTAAATAGGCAGGCTTCTTCTGAAGGGACAAAGATCAGATCTGAATGGGATAAGCAGGATGTTGGCCTGAATTTGGTTGCATTTGATGAAACTATCATGCCGGTCCCAGTTTGCACATGTACGGGCATACCACGACAGTGCTACAAATGGGGGAATGGGGGATGGCAGTCATCTTGTTGTACCACAACATTGTCTATGTATCCACTACCACAACTTCCAAACAAGCGCCATGCCCGCATTGGAGGACGAAAGATGAGCGGAAGTGTCTTCACAAGACTTCTCAGTAGGTTGGTGTCAGAAGGCCATGATTTATCTATACCATTGGATCTTAAGGAATACTGGGCAAGACATGGAACAAATCGCTACATCACTATCAAGTAACCTGCTGACATTCACATATGTATCAAGTCATGTTCAGTTTTGGACCTCTTGCAATGACTGGCCTCTAACCTTGATAAGCATGGTATGGTTGAATTTTGCGAACACTGATACGGCTGGACCCTACTTTTATCCTTATAAATGGGATAGCTGTGAAGTATCATGTATGTACATGTGACTTTCTAGGTGACTAGAAGTAGATCCCATTGGGTCCCTGCATCTTTTTCAGCTTTGTCTGTCCATTATGAATACGTTGCGTAGGAAACTTTCTCCATCTTTTCTTGTTCTGTGATCCTTTAATCAATCAGCATTTATAAATTTCGGTGGGGAAATTTTCCACTTTCCTTTGGGATCAAAAGTCGCCAGAGAAACTGTCATGAGACACGGTGTTTAGTTGTTCAGGTTGTCCCATTGGTGAATGAGACTTGTGGCCGTTGAAATGAAGCCCTACTAGTGTATGAATTAATTGAAGCATGGTGACCAAGCCAATCTCACTCTACATCTCAAAATAGCTCTCACTCCTCTTGGATCAAATACATACATGTAAATGCGCCATGCTTCAAAGAAACCCACCATTTGAGAGCTCCTTCCAATACCAACATAACCCACAATAGTTTCATATCTTCATGAACTTACTTTGGCTCAAGATACTGCTCCACTTGATTAGCCACCAATAGGGCTCTCTtccttcaaaattcaaatattggaATTAATCTGAGACATTTTCAGTTTTCACGACAACTCCACCAAGAACTCCAAGATCAGAATTCAGAGCTCTGATAGTAGTTGATAAAAATTGAATCgcaattacaaaaaataaaaactacctAAGTCTGCACCTTTCAATGCTCAAATGCCCCAATTCTCTCACAGATGACAAAATGATCTCTTTTCACCCCTTATTTATAGGCAACATGCCTTGTTTCTTCAACCAACTAATCTAACTAACAAACAAATTCTCTAATTACTAGATTGACATCTTACAGTTGTGAGAAGGTGTATATCTTGGAATGGGGATTCTCTACAGAAACTTCAATCTGAACGGCGAacgcttaattttattttttaatctttacataattaatagtaaaatataagaataacaaaaattacaagCCATTGGATGATATGAGTACATGATAAAACATAGGAACGTGTATATCTTATCCTTGCTATTTTCTTTCCAACACAAGACTATCAAGTTTCCTAGGCAAATTTTTCAATTCCCGATGCAACATTGCTTTgttttcatgaaaaataatttcttgATTCATGCCCTTCAAATGGCATTTATTAAAACTTCTTAAATTCAAGGGTACTCAGAGGTTGTTAATACAGCATGTTTTGGTAGTTACAGCCTTACATGTTTAAGGTTTCGCCTTTTGTTATAAATAACCGCATGCCACAGGGTGCGATACGCATAGCAAGCTTGAAACCTACCAAcctcattaattatatttttctcaacatattctcacttaattattttttctccaaacattaattaaaaatagttaattagataaaaaaaataattttataataataatacaaataatttatagaTTTAATGTAATTCACtaaactaataattatttttcttaaaggatgtgaattaattaaaagattctTATAATCAAACATGGAGGGATTACTTCCTAACCTAATTGACCATAATGTCCTTTTGCAAATTGACTCGGGCAAAATTTAATGATGCCAACTAAACATTGTCAGGCCTTCTATGCGATTAATACAAAACCCCTTATCAAGTCATTAAATAGCAGTTGACTTGTATTGACAAACATAGTAAGTTCTACCAACTACTATAAgtggggtttttttttttaccaactaCTACCATTCTTGAATTACGATTAAGACTAATGCATCAGGTGCGTGACTCAGGTTGACATGTACCATGTACTTTCCTTATCAAGTCGCTGTACATTTATTGGCCGTTTCCTTTCACATGCTGCTCACTGAAACATTCATATGATAAGCATATTAGCTTCTACTATAGTAATTTTCATGGGGGGTTCTGGCACTGTTTATTTGGACTTTGTGGTAATTTGGCAAAATTGCGATTCTTTCATTATACATTTATTTGACCATTACCTTCAAGTTGAGACCAGCACACACCCTCAGTGACAGAGACAAGAGTACAGTTACCTGCAGACGATACTTCGTATTTTGGCTAGGAACAAACtttagttattgttatttttatttttttttgccgaATAAATTTGTAGAACCAAAAGACACTTCTAATACTATTGGATAGGGCATTAATGGCATGTTGGGATGTCAGCAGATACTCACCAAAAGGGTTACTTTACAGGTCCGAAGCACAAATAGTTCTACTTAGTTGCAGTTACTTAATTAACCTGCAAGTGTAAGGAGATTTTCCTGAAAAGGATTACTTACCAAGTGGGAAAAGTAACGTTGTTGTTGTGTCAAAGTGGAAATTGAACATTCGCTACGAGTACATAACAATGGGATTAAGcagggaagaaaataaaataaaattcacaatgCAGGGGCAAAAAGGATTTATCAAGGCATCAGTCATTCTTTTCCTCATTCTAGGATGCTAAAATCCAAAGGAACATATTATCTGCTTGAATTGCttctaaataataaatcaaatgaaTGGCCAACTGCTGATAGCTTGAATGAACGCATAAATTTCCAAGATGATGCCATCTGGGAATCTGCTTTACTAGTTTTCCTCCCTTTGTCTCTTGCAGCATCATGACTTATAACCGATCCACAAGATTTTGAATCAAATATGGTAGAGACAGAGGAAGTTTCAGTGGCTCCAAACGAAACAGCTCCTTTGTTTGAATCATCCAGTGGATATCCAACAGCTCCATCCTGATGAGGAGGTGGAAATTTCTCACTCTTACTTTTTGCGTTTGCATGGGTCACAACTCTCCACCTCTGAAAGTTAGTGAGAAGACATGTAATGTTGCTCAAGGAAACAAATAAGACAATGCTGAAGTGGAAAGCTTGGATAACCATGACATGATCAAACAAAATTCATCACAAAGTTCTATGAAATGAAGTGACAATACACcacctaaaatattttttaaaagccaAGCTAGCCTAAAATCAGAGAATCCTAAGCAAAAGATGACGCTAAAGAATCTAGGTCTTAAATTCCAGAGAGTTTTATAATTGAGAGAATTTTTTATCATGCAATTGCCAAGATATCAAGAATATTGGTGCAAGTATATAGAGTAAAAAGGAATATTGGACTTAggatatacataaaaaaatgagtgCACCAACTTGGGTGTGCAGAAGGAACAGAAAGTTAAACTCAAGAACAGCATAATTAAAGTGAGTTCCAATTAAGTATGGAGACAAGACAAATATAATGGAAACTTCTGGCATACATCTAAGTTATTTTGGATCTCTACATTGGCTTCAGGGGCTGGATCGGCCAAACCTCGCTCACGTACTCTAACCCTTCTGGCACCATCAACTGCATTAGTTTTTCCACTTAGAGCTTTCTGCCTGATGatggcaacaaaaaaaaaggtttaatggGCACCAAGACAAAATCAGTTAGATCTTATCAAAGGCAATAACTGAATAATTGAACCTTCTTGCTTTTTCATCTCTCAGTTTTATATCCAATTCTTTGGTGGGAGGATACTTTGGTAAATTAGATGGTTCACAAGCATAGGGCACAGTGGTAAAGAACTGCAAATAGAAAACAAGTGAATTAATACATTACATCTCAAATACAATGCTAATCCACAGTGACCGCTCACTTCACTATTTAAAGCAGCTGAGGTAGAACCACGATCATCAGGATCTATTGCAAGAAGAGTTTCAATCAGAGGTAATGAAGAAGATGGAAAATCCTTGAACGTTTCTAAAGTGTTTCTTTTATATGGTTGTTGTGGCTTATAGAGTGCAGCATTTGGCAATCTATATTTCTTCCAGTATTCCTCAGATGGAGAGCCACATAGCTTAAATATTTTGTGCAGCTGCTCAACCTAGGTCCAAGCAATTCAAAAATCAGTCATATGTGTCTTCCAGAAAGTATGCATGGCAAGATATAGAAAACAGAACCGAAACATAAATTCGATGCTACAGTAACTTCCTAAAGCTTGCTAGAGGTTAAGtgtattcaaaatttcaaagtttACAGTGTGCTTTCTGATGATAAACTGATAAACTGAAACATTCTCATTTTCAGATGCTTCTCCAGTACTTGATGTAATTGAGAACAGATAACGAGTCATTGCAGTTAGTAAGTagcctataaaataaaatttgatacaaAGCCACTCATGCAACAACTCGTAGCAATACCTCTGTTCGGCCAGGCATGATTGGCTTTCCAGTAAGTAGCTCGGCCAAAATGCAGCCAACACTCCAAAGGTCAACACCAACACCATAAGACGTAGACCCCAGAAGAAGCTCAGGTGGACGGTACCAAAGGGTCACGACTCTACTAGTCATGGGATGCTTTTGCTTAGGATCAAAGAAAGTTGCCAGTCCAAAATCTGCAATTTTAAGTATTCCTTCATTGTCAATAAGCAGATTTGAACCCTTAATATCACGGTGCAAAACACCTCTGCTGTGGCAATGCTCAAGGCCAGATAGCAATTGCTTCATATAGCATTTGACCTGTCATAAAGAACATACTGAGAAACAATCAGCCTTTCAGTACATTTTATgcttacatttttaaatatgaaagactCCTCCTCCC contains:
- the LOC100802680 gene encoding probable serine/threonine-protein kinase At1g54610, which gives rise to MGCKLGKPADAGDRLRHNTATTSGGNNAVKVREKQKPPDAGELSGVIPAPERRTLRLDSFTASHQGWPPWLMAVAGDSIGDWTPRRANTFEKLAKIGQGTYSNVYKAKDLVSGKIVALKKVRFDNLEAESVKFMAREILVLRRLDHPNVVKLEGLVTSRISSSIYLVFEYMEHDLAGLSASVGVKFSEPQVKCYMKQLLSGLEHCHSRGVLHRDIKGSNLLIDNEGILKIADFGLATFFDPKQKHPMTSRVVTLWYRPPELLLGSTSYGVGVDLWSVGCILAELLTGKPIMPGRTEVEQLHKIFKLCGSPSEEYWKKYRLPNAALYKPQQPYKRNTLETFKDFPSSSLPLIETLLAIDPDDRGSTSAALNSEFFTTVPYACEPSNLPKYPPTKELDIKLRDEKARRQKALSGKTNAVDGARRVRVRERGLADPAPEANVEIQNNLDRWRVVTHANAKSKSEKFPPPHQDGAVGYPLDDSNKGAVSFGATETSSVSTIFDSKSCGSVISHDAARDKGRKTSKADSQMASSWKFMRSFKLSAVGHSFDLLFRSNSSR
- the LOC100785547 gene encoding protein BASIC PENTACYSTEINE4; the protein is MDDGHQHENSRHKMEFYRGARSLWNTDSQHQVKEPNALVMNKKIRSIMAERQAAILEIELETAISEKNEALAARDAAIQQRDEALAQRDNALLERDNALAALQSRNNSVNFPFGGGIQCGSKRMHHSSNHLSNMTEAAYSTKDMIIRDASPVTVIPSEAVNSHQAKRTKQNKVINSKASKPPCKVKKMGEDLNRQASSEGTKIRSEWDKQDVGLNLVAFDETIMPVPVCTCTGIPRQCYKWGNGGWQSSCCTTTLSMYPLPQLPNKRHARIGGRKMSGSVFTRLLSRLVSEGHDLSIPLDLKEYWARHGTNRYITIK
- the LOC100802147 gene encoding uncharacterized protein, which gives rise to MAEIQPPEGQINGGAGTLILHSSEPSIGSKRQRRPSVRLGDIGGDQPYDSHARRNTKPWKLAFDNHHHHHRSKDKDPGKPSKTRPLTNLSEFNETLEPSNDREPGNIDTVAIGSWKVKESKKRGSVATKRVRSNWVSRIDGGGEGEGEKYNNEDEDGDDDDGYREFEVENSESPLKEQSPIHSMENLGVDGHRRVFKGREREQQQHDGVELSVPSDTDVRDWKCGDRNNENGGGRVRGGEDGVRVWLNGLGLGRYAPVFEVHEVDDEVLPLLTLEDLKDMGISAVGSRRKMYTAIQKLGKGFS